In the genome of Candidatus Methylomirabilota bacterium, the window GGCCGTGGAGCCAGTGCCGGCGCCCCTGGAGCCTGGTCTACGTCACCGTCCACGGCAACGTGCTCCCCTGCTGCATCGCGCCGTGGATCACCGAGTACTACGATGGCATTGTCCTCGGCAACCTCTACCGGCAGTCGCTCGAAGAGATCTGGTGGGGCGACCGTTACCTGGATTTCAGGACTGCGATCCAGACGGACATGCCGCCCGAGCCGTGCCGCGGCTGCGGCGTGAAGTGGAGTCTCTGATGGTCGTTGCGTGGCCGGTCGCGATGTTGAGGATCGTCTTCGGCCTCATGTATCTTGACATGGCGCTCCAGAAGGCGCCCTGGGTCGTCTCGGGCGGGCAGCGATACGGGTGGCTCTACGGGTGGATCCAGCAGGAGATCGCGCACCCGACCTTCAGCTGGTACGCGGCCTTCCTCAGAAGCGTCGTCGTGCCGAACTTCGGCTTCTTCGGGCTGTTGACGTTCGTCACGGAGATCGCCCTCGGCCTCGGGCTGCTGCTCGGGCTGCTCACGCGGCTCGCCGGCCTCGGCGGTGCGCTCTGGCAGGTGAACATCGCCCTCGGCGCGTTCAGCGTGCCGGGCGAGTGGTCCTGGATCTGGGCGCTCCTGATCGTGCCCCAGGGCGTGTTCGCGGCATGCGGTGCGGGCCGGGCGCTGGGCGTCGACGCCCTGATCCGTCGAAGGCTCGCGCCGTGGCCCGACCGCGGCTGGGTCCGCCTGGTCCGCCTCGCCAGCTGAGGCGGTCATGCGCTGCGTCCGCGGACTGGCGGCCCTCACGGTGCTCGGCGCCGCGTCGGCGGCGATCTACGCGGGCGCGCTCCCGGCGGCTTCGTGGCTCGGCGTCGAGCCGATCGCCGCCCACCCCGTCGTCTTCGCGATTCTCTTCGCGCTCTACCTGGCGGCCGCACGGCTTGCCACCGGTCAGGCGCCGAGCGGGCGAGCGCTCGGCGTCGTGCTCGGCTTCGGGCTCCTCTTCCGCGCGCTGATGCTGCCCACGCCCGTCTACCTTTCGTCCGACCTCTATCGCTACCTCTGGGACGGCCGCGTGCAACTCGCCGGCGTCAATCCCTACCGCTACGCTC includes:
- a CDS encoding TQO small subunit DoxD, yielding MVVAWPVAMLRIVFGLMYLDMALQKAPWVVSGGQRYGWLYGWIQQEIAHPTFSWYAAFLRSVVVPNFGFFGLLTFVTEIALGLGLLLGLLTRLAGLGGALWQVNIALGAFSVPGEWSWIWALLIVPQGVFAACGAGRALGVDALIRRRLAPWPDRGWVRLVRLAS